The uncultured Roseibium sp. DNA segment CTGCACGAATTTGGGGCCCATCACCTCCAGTGCCTCCTGGATATCGGCGACATACATCGGACCGCCGCCATAAACGATCGTCTTGATCCCGTCCCCTGTCCCGCCGGCGGCGCGCACGTGATCGACCAGTCGCTTCACCATGGTCGGCGCGGCGAACATGGAGACATTCTGAAGTGTTTCGGCCAGAGACAGGATTTCCCCCGGATCGAAGCCGCCACTCTCCGGAACGACGTGCCGCGCACCGCGCAAAACATGCACGAAGTTGTAAAGGCCCGCACCGTGAGACAATGGGGCGGCGTAGAGGGCCGCATCATCGCCGGACACATCGTCCACATCGGCAAGATAAGCCAGTGACATCGCCAACAGATTGCCCGCGGTCAGCATCGCTCCCTTCGGGCGCCCGGTGGTTCCGGACGTGTAGAAGAGCCACACGGTCTCGTCAGCCGCCATGGGGTCCGGCCATGCCATTGGCGCATGCGCCAGAATGTCTGCAAAATCCGGCCCCTGCGGGGCGATGCAGTCCAGGTCGTCGGCGATGTCGCCGGTTTCCCGCAAGGCCTGCGGGTCCTTGGCAAACACCAGCCTGGCCTTCGAATGATTGACGATCCAGGCCGTTTCCTTCGGGTGCAGCTTGCCGTTGATTGGCACCACTTCCGCGCCCGCGTACCAGATGCCATAAAGGATCGGCAGATAATCGATCGAGTTGGGAAGGAACACGGCGACCCGGTCGCTCCGGCCGATTCCCCGCACTTTCAGGGCCGATCCGATCGCCGCCGCGCGTTTCGCAAAGCCGGCGTAATCGGCGACCTGGGTCTTTCCGAGAAACAGAGCAGGCGCCCGGGGCGTGTTTCGTGCCGTGCGTGCAAGCCATTCCGCGGGGTTCATGTCTGCGGCTCCCGAGCAGACGAAACGCGGGCGGTCAGGATCCGTTCGAAATCAGGGCATCCGTTTTTGATATGGCCCCCGGCGACAAGACATGATTGCATGAGTTCCTCCATTTTGGTGCCGCATCATAGGGGCCGACCCGAGGCAGACTATTCGGCATTATTACCTAACTGAATGGCTGAGGGATGACTCGCAAGGATTTCGAAAGCAGGATTTTCGAGAATGCACCGATCGGTCTGCTCTACACGGAAGAGCGCATCATTCTTCGCTGCAACTATCGTTTCGCCGAGATGTTCCGATACGAGCGCCAGGAGCTGGAAGGCCAATCCCTGGCAGTTCTCTATCCCAGCCTCGACGACTTCGACACCACCGGCCAGCACTGGACAAAAGAGCTTAGCCTGCACGGACAGTTCTCCGATGAGCGCATCATGTGCCGGAAGGGAGACGTTCTTTTCTGGTGCCGGGTCCGCGGCCAGTCGATGATCCCGACCCAACCTCTCGCTCAGGCCGTGTGGACGTTTTCCGATCTTTCCGGTGAGCGTCCCGTCGCGGCTTTGACGCGACGGGAACG contains these protein-coding regions:
- a CDS encoding AMP-binding protein, whose product is MNPAEWLARTARNTPRAPALFLGKTQVADYAGFAKRAAAIGSALKVRGIGRSDRVAVFLPNSIDYLPILYGIWYAGAEVVPINGKLHPKETAWIVNHSKARLVFAKDPQALRETGDIADDLDCIAPQGPDFADILAHAPMAWPDPMAADETVWLFYTSGTTGRPKGAMLTAGNLLAMSLAYLADVDDVSGDDAALYAAPLSHGAGLYNFVHVLRGARHVVPESGGFDPGEILSLAETLQNVSMFAAPTMVKRLVDHVRAAGGTGDGIKTIVYGGGPMYVADIQEALEVMGPKFVQIYGQGEAPMTISTLSRADLAAKTHPKWEQRLSSVGRPHSVAEVRILGSDGTEQPVGGIGEIAVRGTQVMKGYLDNPEANAKSLVDGWLMTGDMGNVDEDGYLYLHDRARDLVISGGSNIYPREVEEALLTHAGVSEIAVVGTPDPEWGEIVVAFIVPGKGAQLDAVDLDAACSSMIARFKKPKRYIFVEELPKNNYGKVLKTELRQRLEAERAR
- a CDS encoding LuxR C-terminal-related transcriptional regulator, with translation MTRKDFESRIFENAPIGLLYTEERIILRCNYRFAEMFRYERQELEGQSLAVLYPSLDDFDTTGQHWTKELSLHGQFSDERIMCRKGDVLFWCRVRGQSMIPTQPLAQAVWTFSDLSGERPVAALTRRERQVGMLLVEGLTAKEIGRRLDISPRTVHVHKNRLMSRFGVRNSLELVRCLTTMAI